The Streptomyces bacillaris sequence GGCCGCAACGACCTGGGCCGGGTCTGCGAGCCGGGCAGCGTGGAGGTCGTCGACTTCATGTCGATCGAGCGCTACTCCCACGTCATGCACATCGTCTCCACCGTCACCGGCCGCGTCACCGAGGACCGCACCGCCTTCGACGTCCTCACCGCCTGCTTCCCCGCGGGCACCCTCTCCGGCGCCCCCAAGCCCCGCGCCATGCAGATCATCGAGGAACTGGAGCCGAGCCGCCGCGGACTGTACGGAGGCTGCGTCGGCTACCTCGACTTCGCCGGGGACTCCGACACCGCCATCGCCATCCGCACCGCCCTGCTCCGCGACGGCACCGCGTATGTGCAGGCCGGAGCGGGTGTCGTCGCGGACTCCGACCCGGTCGCGGAGGACAACGAGTGCCGCAACAAGGCCGCCGCCGTGCTGCGCGCCGTCCATACCGCCAACCGGCTCCACGACCGGTGAGGCCGTGAGGGATAGTGGATGACGTGAGTGCCGCCCCCGTACCCCAGCCCCGTGCCGTCACCGCCGACCCCGAGTCCGGAGCGCCCTCCGCAGCCGCGCCGGACGCGGAACCCGGAGCCGCGCCCGACTCCCCGGGCGGCGGAAGCAGCCGCCGGTCGCTCGCGGCCGGGCTGCTCCTGGGCGCGGTGGGCGCGACCGTCGTCCTGCTGGCCTCCGGCCAGACCTGGGCCGAGGGCCTGGCGGCCACCAGCGGCGGCGCCCTGCCGCTGACCGCCGACGGCCAGGACGTCACCGGCGCCCCGGCCGCCCTGGCCGTCGTCGGCCTGGCCGCCCTCGTCGCCGTCTTCGCCGTCCGGGGCGTCGGCCGCCGTACGGTCGCCGTCCTCCTCGCCCTCAGCGGCCTCGGCGCCACGGTCAGCGCCTGGGTGGGCGCGTCCGACAGCACCGCCCTCGACGAGCAGGCCGCCCGCACCACGGGTGACACGGGCGCCACCATCAACGCCCTCACCCACACCGCCTGGCCCTACGTCACCGCCGCCGGCGGTCTGCTGATCCTGCTCGCCGGGCTCCTCGCCCTGCGCTACGGCAGCCGCTGGCCCACGATGTCCGGCCGCTACGAACGCGACGGCACCCCGCGCCCCCGCAAGGCCCCCGCACCGCCCCGGACCCGGACCGGCCCGAGGAGCTGTGGAAGGCGCTGGACCGGGGCGAGGACCCGACCGGCTAGACACGGCTCGGACACACCCGGGGGGTGCCCCCCCCGCTCACCTCCTGTGCCCCCGTGCGGGACAATGGAGGCGAGCCGTCCTCCGAGCGGCGGCTACAGCGACCCACACCGCGAACCCACAGCGCAACACCAACAAGGAGCAACTCATGGCGGGCAGCAGCCACGGACACACCCCGGCCGCCTGGACCGGTGTCATCATCTCCTTCATCGGCTTCTGCGTCGCAGGCGTCTTCATGGTCGCGGCCAACCCGCTCGGCTTCTGGGCCGGTGTCGCCGTCATCTTCGGCGGTGGCATCGTCGGTTACGCCATGAAGCTCGCCGGCCTCGGCATGCCGAAGGAGTCCGCCGAGCTGGCGGAGGCCCGCGTCCGCGCCGGAGAGGCCCAGGTCTCCCACTGACACCCCGCCGGCCCGTCCGCGCGGCCGACACGCAGCAAGGCGCAGCCCCGGTGGGGCTGCGCCTTTCCGTATGAGCGGCGACAATCACCGGGTGAACGCCTCGCCCCCGCCTTCCGCCCCCCAGACCCCGGACCCGACGCCCGACGCCGTGCCCCAGGGCGTCGGGCCCTGGAACATGCCCCTGACCGTCTGCCCGACCCCGGACGTGGCCCGCCCCGTTTCAGCCGGTCCGGGGCCCCGATCAGCCCGCCCGGCGCCCCACCAAGCCGGCCCGGAGCCCCAGGACGGGGCCGTTGACCACCCAGCCCGTCCGGCGTTTGAGGACGGAAGCCTCGCGGGGGAGATCCCGCAGCTCACAGGCCCCTCGGGTGAAGGCTCCTCGCAGGGAAGCCGGAAGGGGTGGAAGGGCCTGGCCACCCCCCTCGGCATCCTCGCCGCCGTCGCCGGAGCCTTCGCGTACGTCGGGACCGTCGATCCCAACGAGCCCGGCCACTACCCCGTCTGCCCGCTGCTCAAGCTGACCGGCACCTTCTGCCCCGGCTGCGGCGGCCTCCGCAGCGCCCACGCGTTCGTCCACGGCGATCTCGGGGCCGCCTTTTCGGCCAACGCGGTCGCCACCGCCGGCTACTTCCTCTTCGCCGTGGTCTGGGTGCTCTGGCTGGTCCGGGCCTGGCGCGGGCAGCCGCTGCGGATCCGGCTGGCACCCGCCTGGTGGTGGGCCATCGGCACCCTCCTCCTGGTCTTCACCGTCGTCCGGAATCTGCCGTTCGGCTCGGCCCTGGCCCCCTGAATGCCCAGGTAGTGGGACGCGGAGTGGCCGGATGCGGGCCCCGGGGCCTCCTGCGGATACCATCGGTATGGCTGATCCTGTTCACCGTCAACCGTCCCGGAAGGGGGCCGCTCGCGTGAGTGTGCTCGACGAGATCATCGACGGCGTTCGCGCCGACCTCGCGGAGCGGCAGGCGCGCGTCAGCCTCGACGAGCTGAAGGAGCGCGCGGCCCGTGCTCCCCAGGCCAAGGACGGAGTCGCCGCCCTGCGCGGCGAGGGCGTCACCGTCATCTGCGAGGTCAAACGCTCGTCCCCGTCCAAGGGGGCCCTGGCCGCCATCGCGGACCCCGCCGGGCTCGCCGCGGACTACGAGGCGGGCGGCGCGTCCGTCATCTCGGTCCTCACCGAGGAGCGCCGCTTCGGCGGTTCGCTCGCGGACCTGGAGGCCGTCCGCGCCAAGGTCGACATCCCGGTCCTGCGCAAGGACTTCATCGTCACCTCGTACCAGCTGTGGGAGGCCCGGGCGTACGGCGCCGACCTCGCCCTGCTGATCGTCGCCGCCCTGGACCAGGAGGCCCTGGTCTCCCTCATCGAGCGCGCCGAGTCCATCGGGCTCACCCCGCTCGTCGAGGTGCACGACGAGGACGAGGTGGAGCGCGCCGTGGACGCCGGAGCGAAGATCATCGGGGTCAACGCGCGCAACCTGAAGGACCTCAAGGTCGACCGCTCCACCTTCGAGCGCGTCGGTCCCGAGATCCCCGACCACATCGTCAAGGTCGCCGAGTCCGGCGTCCGGGGCCCGCACGACCTGATCGCGTACGCCAACGCGGGCGCCGACGCCGTCCTGGTCGGGGAGTCCCTGGTCACCGGCCGCGACCCGCGGGCCGCCGTCGCGGACCTGGTCGCCGCGGGCGCCCACCCGGCCCTCCGCCACGGCCGCGGCTGACCGGGAGACCGACGACCATGACCGACCGTCCCGTGCCCCGCACCCGGCCGGGCCTCGCCTTGGCCGGGGCCCCGGCGCGGGACCCGCACGCCCCGCTGGCGCGCGGCTGCCGTCCGCGCGGTTGCCGCGCGCCCGCCCGCCGGGTGCACGGCCGGCGCGTGCGGTACGTCATCGGGGACGAGCCCGGCCAGGTCAACGGGATGCGATGGCGCCCGGGGTCCGCGCAGTAGCGAGCCCCGGCCGACGTACCGCAGCACCTCACCCCCGTACGTATGACCGCACCGCCCCGCCCGCACGCCGGTCCGGGTGGCGCCCGCCGCTCCGCGCATACGGTGAACCCATCCGTTGCCATGCCAAGGAGCACGTCGCATGACGTCCGAGTTCTTCATCCCGGACCCCGAGGGTCTGACCCCCAGCGCCGAGGGCTACTTCGGTGCCTACGGCGGCAAGTTCATCCCGGAGGCGCTCGTCGCCGCCGTGGACGAGGTCGCCGTCGAGTACGACAAGGCCAAGTCCGACCCGGAGTTCGCCGCCCAGCTCAACGAGCTGATGGTGAACTACACCGGCCGCCCCAGCGCGCTCACCGAGGTCCCGCGCTTCGCGGAGCACGCGGGCGGCGCCCGGGTCTTCCTCAAGCGCGAGGACCTGAACCACACCGGCTCGCACAAGATCAACAACGTGCTGGGCCAGGCGCTGCTCACCAAGCGCATGGGCAAGACCCGGGTCATCGCGGAGACCGGGGCCGGTCAGCACGGCGTCGCCACCGCCACCGCCTGCGCCCTCTTCGGCCTCGACTGCACCATCTACATGGGCGAGATCGACACCCAGCGCCAGGCGCTCAACGTGGCCCGGATGCGGATGCTCGGCGCCGAGGTCGTCGCCGTGAAGTCCGGCTCGCGGACCCTGAAGGACGCCATCAACGAGGCGTTCCGCGACTGGGTCGCCAACGTGGACCGTACGCACTACCTCTTCGGTACGGTCGCGGGCCCGCACCCCTTCCCCGCGATGGTCCGCGACTTCCACCGGGTCATCGGCGTCGAGGCCCGCCGCCAGCTCCTGGAGCGCACCGGGCGCCTCCCCGACGCGGCGGTCGCCTGTGTCGGCGGCGGCTCGAACGCCATCGGCCTCTTCCACGCCTTCATCCCGGACGCCGACGTCCGCCTGGTCGGCTGCGAGCCCGCCGGGCACGGCGTGGAGACCGGCGAGCACGCGGCGACCCTGACGGCGGGCGAGCCGGGCATCCTGCACGGTTCGCGCTCCTACGTCCTCCAGGACGACGAGGGCCAGATCACCGAGCCGTACTCCATCTCCGCCGGGCTGGACTACCCGGGCATCGGCCCGGAGCACTCCTACCTCAAGGACATCGGGCGCGGCGAGTACCGCGCGGTCACCGACGACGCCGCCATGCAGGCCCTGCGCCTGCTCTCGCGCACCGAGGGGATCATCCCGGCCATCGAGAGCGCCCACGCGCTCGCCGGTGCCCTGGACCTCGGCAAGGAGCTGGGCAAGGACGGGCTGATCCTGGTCAACCTGTCCGGCCGGGGCGACAAGGACATGGACACCGCCGCCCGCTACTTCGGGCTGTACGACACCGACGCCGCCGTCGAGGCGGACGCGGACAGCGACCGCGCCGAGATCGTGGGGGACGCCAAGTGAGTGGCAACATCGAGCTGTTGAGCACCACCCTGGCCGCCGCGAAGGCGGAGGACCGGGCCGCGCTGATCGCCTACCTCCCGGCCGGTTTCCCGACGGTCGACGGCGGCATCGAGGCGGTCAAGGCCGTCGTCGCGGGCGGCGCCGACGTCGTGGAGGTCGGGCTCCCGCACAGCGACCCGGTCCTGGACGGGCCGGTCATCCAGACCGCCGACGACATCGCCCTGCGCGGCGGGGTCCGGATCGCGGACGTGATGCGGACGGTCCGCGAGGCGTACGAGGCCACCGGCGTCCCGATCCTGGTCATGACGTACTGGAACCCCATCGACCGGTACGGTGTCGAGCGCTTCACCGCCGAGCTGGCCGAGGCGGGCGGTGCCGGGTGCATCCTGCCCGACCTGCCGGTCCAGGAGTCCGCGCTGTGGCGCGAGCACGCCGAGAAGCACGGCCTCGCCACCGTCTTCGTCGTCGCCCCCAGCAGCCAGGACGCCCGCCTCGCCACCATCACGGCGGCCGGGAGCGGCTTCGTCTACGCCGCCTCCCTGATGGGCGTCACCGGAACCCGTGCCTCCGTCGGCGCCCAGGCCCAGGAGCTGGTCGGCCGCACCCGCGCCACCACCGACCTGCCGGTCTGCGTCGGCCTCGGGGTCTCCAACGCCGAGCAGGCCGCCGAGGTCGCCGGCTTCGCGGACGGCGTGATCGTCGGCTCCGCCTTCGTCAAGGCGATCCTGGACGCCCCCGACGAGGCCGCCGGTCTCGACGCCGTCCGCTCGCTGGCGGGCGAGCTGGCACAGGGCGTTCGAAAGCGCTGAGCGCCGACGTCACCTGAACGGGTGGAATATGAACCGGGGAGGCGCGTAGGTGCCTCCCCGGTTCGTTGCTGCGGGTGTGAGCGACAAGATTCCTGAGGGAAACCGAAGTGCGCGTGAGCGCCTGGCCCAGCAGCGCGAGCGGGACAAGGGCCGCGAGAAGCGCCGCCGTACGCTGATCGTCTCCTCCGCCGTGGTCGGCGTCCTGGCGCTGGCCGCCGTGGTCGGCCTCATCGCGGCCAACGTCGGCAAGGACGGCGACGACACCGCGTCCGGCCCCGCCATCACCCCGTCGGGAGCCACCGGCGAGGCCTCCCTGACCCTCCCGGTCGGCGCCTCCGACGCCCCGTCCACGCTCACGATCTGGGAGGACTTCCGCTGCCCGGTCTGCGCCCAGTTCGAGAACGCCTTCCGGGACACCATCACGGAGCTGGTCGAGGCGGGCCAGCTCAAGGTGGACTACCACCTGGCCACGATCATCGACGGCAATCTGGGTGGCAAGGGCTCGCTGCGCGCCGCCAACGCCGCCGCCTGCGCCCAGGACGTCGGCAAGTTCGCCCCGTACCACGACGTGCTCTTCCGCAACCAGCCCCCCGAGCCCGACGACGCCTTCGCCAAGAACAGCCGGCTGATCGAGCTGGCCGGTGAGGTGAAGGGGCTCGACACGCCGGAGTTCCGCAGCTGTGTGGAGGAGGGCACCCATGACAGCTGGGTCCAGAAGTCCGACACCGCGTTCCGCGAGGGCGGCTTCCAGGGCACCCCGACCGCGCTCCTCAACGGCGAGTCGATCTTCCCGAAGAAGGGCGACGAGCAGATCTCCGTGGAGAACCTGAAGAAGTGGGTCCTGGAGGCCAACAAGGGCAAGAAGCCCGGCACCGCCACCCCGTCCGCCGCCCCCGCCTCCTGAGCACGCCGGAGAACCTGCCGGGGGGTGGTCCGGCGTCCGGCGGTAGCTGCGGGATCTGACGGGGGCCGCGGGGGCCCGCCGGGGGAAGGGGAGGGCTGACGGGGGCCCGGCCTGGGCCCCGCCCGGACTCCCGGTACACCCGCCCGGCCCCCCGGTACAAAGGGCCCCCGGACAGGTGTCCTCGTTACCCAGACGTTGCCGGGTGGCTTGCCGTACCCACCGCCCGGCAAGGTAGCGTCGACCTCGTCATGAACCTTGCCTCCATTCCCAGTCCGTCGACCGGCGTGATCGAGCTAGGCCCGATCCCGCTGCGCGGCTACGCGTTCTGCATCATCATCGGTGTCTTCGTCGCCGTCTGGATCGGCAACAGGCGCTGGGTCGCCCGTGGCGGCAAAGCCGGCACCGTCGCCGACATCGCCGTCTGGGCCGTGCCCTTCGGCCTCGTCGGAGGCCGGCTCTACCACGTGATCACCGACTACCAGCTCTACTTCAGCGAAGGCCAGAACTGGGTCGACGCCTTCAAGATCTGGGAAGGCGGCCTCGGCATCTGGGGCGCCATCGCGCTCGGCGCGGTCGGCGCCTGGATCGGCTGCCGCCGCCGGGGCGTCCCGCTCCCCGCCTGGGCGGACGCGCTGGCCCCCGGCATCGCCGTCGCCCAGGCCATCGGCCGCTGGGGCAACTGGTTCAACCAGGAGCTGTACGGTCGGCCGACCGACCTGCCCTGGGCACTGGAGATCAGCGAGGGCCCGAACCGGGTCGCGGGGACGTACCACCCGACCTTCCTCTACGAGTCGCTGTGGTGCATCGGCGTCGCGCTCCTGGTCATCTGGGCCGACCGCCGCTTCAAGCTCGGCCACGGACGGGCGTTCGCGCTGTACGTCGCGGCCTACTGCGCCGGTCGCGGCTGGATCGAGTACATGCGGGTCGACGAGGCCCACCACATCCTGGGCCTGCGCCTGAACGTGTGGACCGCGATCATCGTCTTCGCCCTCGCCGTCGCCTACATCGTCATCTCCGCGAAGCTCCGCCCGGGCCGCGAGGAGATCGTCGAGCCGGACAAGGACGCCGTGGCGGCCGGGAAGGCCGACGAGAAGAAGGACGACGCCTCGGACGCTCCCGAGGCCGACGCCACGGACGGCGACCCGCTGAAGAAGGACACGCCGGAGACCGGCGCCGACGACAGCGACCCGCTGAAGAAGAAGGACTCCGCCCCCGAGGCCGCCGACAAGAGCTGACCTCCGCGCCGCCGCCCGGCGCCCCCGCACCACCTCCGATCGCCGGGCGGGCCCGAGAAACCTCAGGCCCGCCCGGCGATCGCCAGTGTGCGGCGGGCCGACGCCACCACGGCCGCGTCCACGAACCGCCCGTCCGGCAGCGCCAGCGCCCCCGCGTCCACCCTCGACGCCGCCATGATCTCCTCCGCCTCCTCGACCTCCCGGGCCGTCGGCCGGAACGCCCGCTCGATCACTTCCAGCTGGCGCGGATGGATCGCCGCCCGCCCCAGCAGCCCGAGCCCCCGCCCCCGTACGCAGGACGCCCAGAGCCCGTCCAGGTCCCGGACATCGGGGAAGACCGACTGCGCGGGCGGCGGCAGCGCGGCCGCCCGGGCCGCCACCACCAGCCGGCTCCGCGCGAAGTCGAGCCCGAAGTCCTCCCGTACGCCGAGATCGGCGCGCAGGTCCGCCTCGCCCAGGGCGATGCCCCGTACGTCGTGGTGGGCCGAGGCGATCGAGTACGCGTGCTCCACGGCGAGGGCCGACTCCAGCAGCGGATAGAGCGGTACGCCGGGGGCCACCGCCGCCACATGGTGGACCGAGACCGCGTGCGTGATCTTGGGCAGTCGGAGCCCCGAGAGCCCCGGCAGCCCGGTCAGCGCCCGGATGTCGTCCTCGCCGTGCACCCGGACGTGGACCGGTACGGCGTCGGGGGAGGCGGTCACCGGGTCCGCGAGGAGTTCGGCGGTGGCGGCGCGCGCGTACGCCTTGCGGTCGGGGGCGACGGCGTCCTCCAGGTCGACGATCACCACGTCCGCCCCGCAGCCGAGCGCCTTGGCCACCGTCTCCGGCCGGTCCCCGGGGACGTACAGCCAGGTCAGCGGCGGAGCGGCCGGAGCCGCCTCCATGGCCTCCGGGGCGGTCACAGTGCCCCCTGGTCCCGCAGCGCGGCGATCCGGTTCTCCGAGAGGCCGAGCCCGGCCAGGATCTCGTCGGTGTCCGCGCCGTGCGGGCGGCCCGCCCACCGGATTCCGCCGGGGGTCTGCGAGAGCCGGAAGAGGACGTTCTGCATCCGCAGCGGGCCCAGCTCCGGGTCGTCGACCTCCGCGAGGGTGCCCAGCGCCCGGTACTGCGGGTCCTCCATCACCTCCCGTACGTCATGGATCGGCGCCACGGCCGCCTCCGCCTTCTCGAAGCCGTTGAGCACCTCCTCCCGGCTGTGGCGGGAGATCCAGTGGCCGACGGCCGCGTCCAGCTCCTCGGAGTGCTCGGCCCGGGTGGTGCCCGAGGCGAACCACGGTTCCTCGATCAGCTCCGGGCGGCCGACCAGCCGCATCACCCGCTCGGCCACCGACTGGGCGGAGGTGGAGACCGCGACCCAGTGGCCGTCGGCGGTGCGGTAGGTGTTGCGCGGGGCGTTGTTGCGGGAGCGGTTGCCGGTGCGCGGCTGGACATAGCCGAGCTGGTCGTACCAGAGCGGCTGCGGGCCCAGCACGGTCAGGATCGGCTCGATGATCGCCAGGTCCACCACCTGCCCCTCGCCCGTCCTCTCCCGCCCGGCGAGCGCGGCCATCACGGCGTACGCCGTCGCCAGCGCCGCGATGGAGTCCGCCAGCCCGAACGGCGGCAGCGTCGGCGGCCCGTCCGGCTCCCCGGTGATCGCCGCGAACCCGCTCATCGCCTCGGCCAGGGTGCCGAACCCGGGCCGGTGCGCGTACGGCCCGAACTGGCCGAAGCCGGTGACCCGGGCCAGCACGAGCCGCGGGTTGACCGCGTGCAGCTCCTCGGGGCCGAGCCCCCAGCGTTCCAGGGTCCCTGGCCGGAAGTTCTCGACGATGACGTCCGTCTCGGCGGCCAGTTGGAGGAGAACGTCCCGGCCACCGGGCGCGGAGAGGTCGAGCGTCAGGGTGCGCTTGTTGCGGCCCAGCAGCTTCCACCAGAGGCCGACGCCGTCCTTGGCGGGACCGTGGCCGCGCGAGGGGTCCGGTTTACGGGGGTGCTCGACCTTGATCACATCGGCGCCGAAGTCCCCGAGCATGGTGGCGGCGAGCGGTCCGGCGAAGAGGGTGGCGAGGTCGATGACCTTGAGCCC is a genomic window containing:
- a CDS encoding HGxxPAAW family protein, producing the protein MAGSSHGHTPAAWTGVIISFIGFCVAGVFMVAANPLGFWAGVAVIFGGGIVGYAMKLAGLGMPKESAELAEARVRAGEAQVSH
- a CDS encoding DUF2752 domain-containing protein is translated as MPQLTGPSGEGSSQGSRKGWKGLATPLGILAAVAGAFAYVGTVDPNEPGHYPVCPLLKLTGTFCPGCGGLRSAHAFVHGDLGAAFSANAVATAGYFLFAVVWVLWLVRAWRGQPLRIRLAPAWWWAIGTLLLVFTVVRNLPFGSALAP
- the trpC gene encoding indole-3-glycerol phosphate synthase TrpC — its product is MSVLDEIIDGVRADLAERQARVSLDELKERAARAPQAKDGVAALRGEGVTVICEVKRSSPSKGALAAIADPAGLAADYEAGGASVISVLTEERRFGGSLADLEAVRAKVDIPVLRKDFIVTSYQLWEARAYGADLALLIVAALDQEALVSLIERAESIGLTPLVEVHDEDEVERAVDAGAKIIGVNARNLKDLKVDRSTFERVGPEIPDHIVKVAESGVRGPHDLIAYANAGADAVLVGESLVTGRDPRAAVADLVAAGAHPALRHGRG
- the trpM gene encoding tryptophan biosynthesis modulator TrpM; protein product: MTDRPVPRTRPGLALAGAPARDPHAPLARGCRPRGCRAPARRVHGRRVRYVIGDEPGQVNGMRWRPGSAQ
- the trpB gene encoding tryptophan synthase subunit beta; protein product: MTSEFFIPDPEGLTPSAEGYFGAYGGKFIPEALVAAVDEVAVEYDKAKSDPEFAAQLNELMVNYTGRPSALTEVPRFAEHAGGARVFLKREDLNHTGSHKINNVLGQALLTKRMGKTRVIAETGAGQHGVATATACALFGLDCTIYMGEIDTQRQALNVARMRMLGAEVVAVKSGSRTLKDAINEAFRDWVANVDRTHYLFGTVAGPHPFPAMVRDFHRVIGVEARRQLLERTGRLPDAAVACVGGGSNAIGLFHAFIPDADVRLVGCEPAGHGVETGEHAATLTAGEPGILHGSRSYVLQDDEGQITEPYSISAGLDYPGIGPEHSYLKDIGRGEYRAVTDDAAMQALRLLSRTEGIIPAIESAHALAGALDLGKELGKDGLILVNLSGRGDKDMDTAARYFGLYDTDAAVEADADSDRAEIVGDAK
- the trpA gene encoding tryptophan synthase subunit alpha produces the protein MSGNIELLSTTLAAAKAEDRAALIAYLPAGFPTVDGGIEAVKAVVAGGADVVEVGLPHSDPVLDGPVIQTADDIALRGGVRIADVMRTVREAYEATGVPILVMTYWNPIDRYGVERFTAELAEAGGAGCILPDLPVQESALWREHAEKHGLATVFVVAPSSQDARLATITAAGSGFVYAASLMGVTGTRASVGAQAQELVGRTRATTDLPVCVGLGVSNAEQAAEVAGFADGVIVGSAFVKAILDAPDEAAGLDAVRSLAGELAQGVRKR
- a CDS encoding DsbA family protein, whose translation is MSDKIPEGNRSARERLAQQRERDKGREKRRRTLIVSSAVVGVLALAAVVGLIAANVGKDGDDTASGPAITPSGATGEASLTLPVGASDAPSTLTIWEDFRCPVCAQFENAFRDTITELVEAGQLKVDYHLATIIDGNLGGKGSLRAANAAACAQDVGKFAPYHDVLFRNQPPEPDDAFAKNSRLIELAGEVKGLDTPEFRSCVEEGTHDSWVQKSDTAFREGGFQGTPTALLNGESIFPKKGDEQISVENLKKWVLEANKGKKPGTATPSAAPAS
- the lgt gene encoding prolipoprotein diacylglyceryl transferase, whose amino-acid sequence is MNLASIPSPSTGVIELGPIPLRGYAFCIIIGVFVAVWIGNRRWVARGGKAGTVADIAVWAVPFGLVGGRLYHVITDYQLYFSEGQNWVDAFKIWEGGLGIWGAIALGAVGAWIGCRRRGVPLPAWADALAPGIAVAQAIGRWGNWFNQELYGRPTDLPWALEISEGPNRVAGTYHPTFLYESLWCIGVALLVIWADRRFKLGHGRAFALYVAAYCAGRGWIEYMRVDEAHHILGLRLNVWTAIIVFALAVAYIVISAKLRPGREEIVEPDKDAVAAGKADEKKDDASDAPEADATDGDPLKKDTPETGADDSDPLKKKDSAPEAADKS
- a CDS encoding HpcH/HpaI aldolase/citrate lyase family protein produces the protein MEAAPAAPPLTWLYVPGDRPETVAKALGCGADVVIVDLEDAVAPDRKAYARAATAELLADPVTASPDAVPVHVRVHGEDDIRALTGLPGLSGLRLPKITHAVSVHHVAAVAPGVPLYPLLESALAVEHAYSIASAHHDVRGIALGEADLRADLGVREDFGLDFARSRLVVAARAAALPPPAQSVFPDVRDLDGLWASCVRGRGLGLLGRAAIHPRQLEVIERAFRPTAREVEEAEEIMAASRVDAGALALPDGRFVDAAVVASARRTLAIAGRA
- a CDS encoding CaiB/BaiF CoA transferase family protein; translated protein: MSTTAAGPLTGLKVIDLATLFAGPLAATMLGDFGADVIKVEHPRKPDPSRGHGPAKDGVGLWWKLLGRNKRTLTLDLSAPGGRDVLLQLAAETDVIVENFRPGTLERWGLGPEELHAVNPRLVLARVTGFGQFGPYAHRPGFGTLAEAMSGFAAITGEPDGPPTLPPFGLADSIAALATAYAVMAALAGRERTGEGQVVDLAIIEPILTVLGPQPLWYDQLGYVQPRTGNRSRNNAPRNTYRTADGHWVAVSTSAQSVAERVMRLVGRPELIEEPWFASGTTRAEHSEELDAAVGHWISRHSREEVLNGFEKAEAAVAPIHDVREVMEDPQYRALGTLAEVDDPELGPLRMQNVLFRLSQTPGGIRWAGRPHGADTDEILAGLGLSENRIAALRDQGAL